In Antechinus flavipes isolate AdamAnt ecotype Samford, QLD, Australia chromosome 3, AdamAnt_v2, whole genome shotgun sequence, a genomic segment contains:
- the CNFN gene encoding cornifelin isoform X3: MQFEMHDNVKGKAMSYPVTSQPQSQSTCYQTQQSDWHTELTDCCNDMPVCLCGTFAPLCLACRIADDFGECCCAPYLPGGLHSLRTGMRERYHILGSVGNDWASLTFCLPCALCQMARELKIRQ, translated from the exons ATGCAGTTCGAGATGCACGACAACGTGAAGGGCAAAG CCATGTCCTACCCTGTGACCAGCCAGCCCCAAAGCCAGAGCACCTGCTACCAGACTCAGCAAAGTGACTGGCACACAGAACTCACTGACTGCTGCAATGACATGCCCGTGT GTCTGTGCGGCACCTTCGCCCCCCTGTGCCTGGCCTGCCGCATCGCCGATGACTTCGGAGAGTGCTGCTGTGCGCCCTACCTGCCCGGGGGGCTCCACTCCCTCCGTACCGGCATGAGGGAGCGCTACCACATTTTG GGCTCCGTTGGAAACGACTGGGCGTCGCTCACTTTCTGCCTGCCCTGCGCGCTCTGCCAGATGGCCCGGGAGCTGAAGATCAGACAGTGA
- the CNFN gene encoding cornifelin isoform X1, which yields MQMRSRLPEEGAAACDSSEPFPSFPFQIGGGEGGGEEGAQAPKHPPLTLSLPLLSPAMSYPVTSQPQSQSTCYQTQQSDWHTELTDCCNDMPVCLCGTFAPLCLACRIADDFGECCCAPYLPGGLHSLRTGMRERYHILGSVGNDWASLTFCLPCALCQMARELKIRQ from the exons ATGCAGATGAGGAGCCGGCTCCCAGAGGAGGGCGCGGCCGCCTGCGACTCTTCCGagcccttcccttctttccccttccagatcgggggaggggaagggggaggggaggagggagctcAGGCCCCCAAGCATCCCCCTTTAACCTTGTCTCTTCCCTTGCTCTCCCCAGCCATGTCCTACCCTGTGACCAGCCAGCCCCAAAGCCAGAGCACCTGCTACCAGACTCAGCAAAGTGACTGGCACACAGAACTCACTGACTGCTGCAATGACATGCCCGTGT GTCTGTGCGGCACCTTCGCCCCCCTGTGCCTGGCCTGCCGCATCGCCGATGACTTCGGAGAGTGCTGCTGTGCGCCCTACCTGCCCGGGGGGCTCCACTCCCTCCGTACCGGCATGAGGGAGCGCTACCACATTTTG GGCTCCGTTGGAAACGACTGGGCGTCGCTCACTTTCTGCCTGCCCTGCGCGCTCTGCCAGATGGCCCGGGAGCTGAAGATCAGACAGTGA
- the CNFN gene encoding cornifelin isoform X2, with protein MSYPVTSQPQSQSTCYQTQQSDWHTELTDCCNDMPVCLCGTFAPLCLACRIADDFGECCCAPYLPGGLHSLRTGMRERYHILGSVGNDWASLTFCLPCALCQMARELKIRQ; from the exons ATGTCCTACCCTGTGACCAGCCAGCCCCAAAGCCAGAGCACCTGCTACCAGACTCAGCAAAGTGACTGGCACACAGAACTCACTGACTGCTGCAATGACATGCCCGTGT GTCTGTGCGGCACCTTCGCCCCCCTGTGCCTGGCCTGCCGCATCGCCGATGACTTCGGAGAGTGCTGCTGTGCGCCCTACCTGCCCGGGGGGCTCCACTCCCTCCGTACCGGCATGAGGGAGCGCTACCACATTTTG GGCTCCGTTGGAAACGACTGGGCGTCGCTCACTTTCTGCCTGCCCTGCGCGCTCTGCCAGATGGCCCGGGAGCTGAAGATCAGACAGTGA